From a region of the Deinococcus metallilatus genome:
- a CDS encoding multiheme c-type cytochrome, with product MAASDPWYLKVKDLVAFEEGEVAVRQCAGCHAPVALMTGEVGLYSRESVGSLEGVSCVFCHTLDRVEGGNARYLSDPGRIRPYPGGDYLSVQEIEAAAHLVMADPQQHREDMMRPFYRTSAFCQGCHELTMNGVRLQSTFSEWAQSSYAEQGVTCQGCHFTPGAGETRERGRLVDHRPVERDRVYRHTLGGGSLTVAARDNRTELKEAVALEAAWQGERLRVTVRNVKGGHAIPTGVSDLRELWLEITAMDANGREVFTSGHLDAAGRIREGSTIFHTVFGDEHGNKIVRHDIWRARQILKDTRIPADGQRQVSYRLPGSAKDVKVRLLWRDAPADFQQIVVQGATQPAEVFSLAEWRQQR from the coding sequence TTGGCGGCCTCTGACCCCTGGTATCTCAAGGTCAAGGACCTGGTGGCCTTCGAGGAGGGGGAAGTCGCCGTGCGCCAGTGCGCGGGCTGTCACGCGCCGGTCGCCCTGATGACCGGCGAGGTGGGTCTGTATTCCCGTGAATCGGTCGGGAGTCTTGAAGGTGTCTCCTGCGTCTTCTGCCACACCCTCGACCGGGTGGAGGGTGGCAATGCCCGTTACCTCTCCGACCCCGGCCGTATCCGGCCTTACCCCGGTGGGGACTACCTGTCTGTACAGGAGATTGAAGCGGCAGCACACCTGGTGATGGCGGACCCGCAGCAGCACCGGGAGGACATGATGCGGCCCTTTTACCGCACCAGCGCCTTTTGTCAGGGTTGTCACGAATTGACCATGAACGGTGTCAGGCTCCAGTCCACCTTCAGTGAATGGGCGCAGTCCAGTTACGCCGAGCAGGGGGTGACCTGTCAGGGTTGCCATTTCACGCCAGGTGCCGGGGAAACCCGTGAACGGGGTCGTCTGGTGGACCACCGACCAGTCGAGCGCGACCGGGTCTACCGGCACACCCTCGGGGGCGGGTCGTTGACAGTAGCGGCGCGGGATAACCGCACAGAACTCAAGGAGGCAGTCGCGCTGGAGGCGGCTTGGCAGGGTGAACGGCTGCGGGTGACGGTCAGGAACGTGAAGGGTGGACATGCCATTCCCACGGGTGTGAGCGACCTACGGGAACTGTGGCTGGAGATCACGGCAATGGACGCCAACGGGCGTGAGGTGTTCACCTCTGGGCATCTGGATGCGGCAGGCCGCATCCGTGAGGGCAGTACTATCTTCCACACCGTATTCGGGGATGAACATGGCAACAAGATCGTTCGACACGACATCTGGCGAGCGCGGCAGATTCTGAAGGACACTCGGATTCCGGCAGACGGCCAGCGCCAGGTGAGTTACCGCCTGCCGGGCAGTGCCAAGGATGTAAAGGTCCGGCTGCTTTGGCGAGATGCCCCTGCCGATTTCCAGCAGATCGTGGTACAGGGGGCGACACAACCTGCTGAGGTGTTCAGCCTGGCGGAATGGCGGCAGCAGCGGTAG